CGGTTCATTACATTGGATTGGCATGGGAAATTTGGCACTTCGATTCGACCCTGAAACAGAACTTATGCTAACAATGCCAATGCCTCCAACACAACGAAAGCCGGGATATTTTGGAGAATCAGGAGGTCATTTACTTCTAGTCGAAGCCTACGGTCCTCTTACTGTTGGATTCAACATAATGGAGATGAAAGCTGACTATTCTGGTTGGTTTGTCAAGTACCATCTAATTCTTGATCAAGTAGCGAGGCGATGTCAGGCCATAGAAAGGGCTAACCGGTTATCGATCTTACATATTGTTCATAATCATGTAGAAGATGTAGATGAGTCATTCATAGTGATTCATGTTCCAGGTGAGTTTGTCTCATTTAAACTTAGAGATTATAGTTTCATGGATCTTCAGACAAATAATCATGTGGATTCAGGGCTAGGATTATGGTATTCCTGGGAGGGAGTTTATCCTTATACAAACACTTTCTTTTATCTTTGAACTTTTtgctttaacttttttttaatataatttacattttaataaattagccATTGCCTTTACGTTGTAAAGTTTCAAATCAATCCTACATTCATATCAATCGACAAATATTGttgtgttttttatatatatgggAAAATTGTATTTTAGATCCTTAGacttataaaataatacatggtaaaatcataatttagtTTCAAAAAGGACTTTTAAAGACGacgaaaaatataatttaatataatgatgcaatcacattataatttttgtaaaatggcTTCTCAACAAAAGATGTTTTAATTTGGCATCCATGATTTACAACAAATATTATAATGGTTGGTATTCACtaaatgaatgatttttatgttgatatattgAAGAAGAGTGATAGAGTTGTATATCATGGATAATTAttagaagaaaatcaaattttcttattcaaatGTAATTTCCCTCTACAAAATCAAAGGTAAAAGAAGAGATTTTGTTAATTCTTTTAGTACAAAAAAGACATTGTTTTACATTTCTTTGGTAATTGCATGGAGTTCATCTACACGTCTGAGGTTGATGAGAAGAAGGTGTTAACTCAGCATCTGGTGAACAACAAGAAGCAATCATATCAGCATCCACATTGAATCCAAATTCATGCAAAAACATCGCATCCTTTTTCAGTTCCACCATTTCCAGTATCTTCTCAAACACTGACACTTCACAAGGGATCCTTAACACACCTTCTTGTTGAAACCCAAACTCTTCTTCAGCTTTTCTAAGTAAAACCCTAAACGCTTGATGACCCAAATACTCCGTCGGGATCACGAACCGTTTCCGTTCTTCACCCACACTCACTGCTAAGAACCCCTTCGGAGGCGATGACGTCGTCAGCGATGAAACGTCTGTGA
This genomic window from Gossypium raimondii isolate GPD5lz chromosome 10, ASM2569854v1, whole genome shotgun sequence contains:
- the LOC105778003 gene encoding protein SMALL AUXIN UP-REGULATED RNA 12 translates to MDSKKSNKIREIVRLQQLLKKWKKLANNNAITTNSSCTTTSSSTGSGSRSMKFLKRTLSFTDVSSLTTSSPPKGFLAVSVGEERKRFVIPTEYLGHQAFRVLLRKAEEEFGFQQEGVLRIPCEVSVFEKILEMVELKKDAMFLHEFGFNVDADMIASCCSPDAELTPSSHQPQTCR